One Deltaproteobacteria bacterium genomic region harbors:
- a CDS encoding cytochrome c oxidase subunit 3 family protein: MSTAKPGSHHHAHHYDNAEHEYQSSKEGVWLFLCTEILMFGGMFVAYAIFHHLYPELFKVGSKFTDVRYGATNTVVLLFSSLTMALGIYYCQMKEQKKAVIALAATIVCGFIFMGIKYLEYTHKIHLGLLPGDWYAGNAELIAAEVGNLKIPDNIGLYFSFYFLMTGIHGIHVLIGMGLIGWVLVRTMKGEFGPGYYTPVEGVGLFWHLVDLVWIYLFPLLYLVS, encoded by the coding sequence ATGAGTACCGCTAAACCTGGCTCGCACCATCACGCTCACCATTACGACAATGCTGAACACGAGTATCAGAGTTCAAAAGAAGGCGTTTGGCTTTTCCTTTGTACTGAAATCTTGATGTTCGGTGGAATGTTCGTGGCCTATGCGATCTTCCACCATCTTTATCCCGAGCTCTTTAAGGTGGGTTCGAAATTCACAGACGTTCGCTACGGTGCGACCAACACGGTTGTGCTTCTGTTTAGCTCTCTGACAATGGCCCTTGGCATTTACTACTGTCAGATGAAAGAACAGAAGAAGGCGGTCATTGCTTTGGCCGCGACGATTGTTTGTGGATTTATATTTATGGGTATCAAGTACCTTGAATACACTCATAAAATTCATCTGGGACTATTGCCGGGCGACTGGTACGCGGGAAATGCAGAACTGATTGCGGCTGAAGTTGGAAACCTCAAAATTCCAGACAACATCGGCCTTTATTTTTCGTTTTATTTCCTGATGACCGGCATCCACGGGATTCACGTTTTAATCGGCATGGGTTTGATTGGCTGGGTTTTAGTTCGCACGATGAAGGGCGAATTCGGTCCTGGTTATTACACGCCAGTCGAAGGTGTCGGATTGTTCTGGCATTTGGTCGACTTGGTTTGGATCTATCTCTTCCCACTTCTTTACCTGGTTTCTTAA